DNA sequence from the Corvus hawaiiensis isolate bCorHaw1 chromosome 6, bCorHaw1.pri.cur, whole genome shotgun sequence genome:
TAGAAAATTGATGACAAAGTCCTTCAGTAAAGAACATGTGATCAGTCCTTGTTTAGCAGTGACAAAGGAAACAGCGGGTCCTGAGCATGGAACCTCCTGGCTGGCAGGACAAGGACCTGGTGGCACATCCCAGCTGCTtgtgctgggagcacagggcGGAGCTGAGCCCTGAAGTCAGCTCCTGCATAGTCACAGGAGCACCTGCAGGCTCAGAGGGACTTGCTGacacccagctgcagcacccTAAAGGGAAGAGCCAAACAACGCTGGActgtgcagctcagctgctcctggtgagCTGGGCTCGCTGCTGCCAGGCCAGGTCAGTGGCACCTGCAGCCAGTTTGGGAAAGGTGATGTCAAGGGGCCCAGGGGGCACAGGCAGGAAGGTGGAAAGATGAAACGCTTCACCCTGAAAATCCTAAGTGATAGTCCAAGGTCTCACGAAAGGGTTAAATTAGCTGTAATCTCTTCAGGCCTTATTTGCTGCATTCAGACAAGCAGGACAGACAACCTCACCCTTCTGCATTCCAGTTTTCCCCCTGAGCAGAAAGATGGGCTTCATGTCAACAAAGAAGCTGAGATTGTCCCCGTTTTGGGGGTATGTTCCCAATTTCCATTATATCTCAGAATCATCTGTCCCTGCACCGGTGTGAGACGTGTTGACTGTCACCTCTGCTGCAGCGGGTGATGAGCTCTCTGAGGCAAAGGACACTCCCAGCCCCCAGTGGTGACCACCTGTGTCAGaaccttcttcctcctcctcctcattctTCTGCAGATCTTGGTCACTCTCATCACCACCATCATCATCTGCTGCATTGTTCTCAATCACTTCAACCCTCTCTCCAGCCTCGGGGTCCACATCAGTCTTAAACCACACAGCTTTGTAGCCATCATCTGCCATGTGCCTGTCTGTCTTGAGGATTGACTTCACTTCTTTCTCCTGTCcagcctcttcttccttttcttcctctttctcttcctggtCGAAGATGACAGTGGAAGCTATGGAGCCTTTTGGGAGACTCTCCATTTCCTCTGCACTGGAGGAGGGCAAGGAAAGTGCTGgctgctctggcacaggagTCTCTGCCTGGACACTGCTGGTTTCTGACGTCTCACACTGCTTGGTGCTCACATCTGGCTGTTCATCTTCCTGGTAATATTTGTTCTGGTGACCCCCAGAGATTTCCttggagagctgcaggaggagagacaCACTGTGATTGtagtgacaggaaaagagatggggggcaggaggggaggggcgGCTCCAGTGACTGAGCTCCTGCTCAGGAAAGTTCAGCTTGGTTTGCAGTTAGACCTATTTGAAGCCAGGGAAGATGCAGATCCCTGGAACAGACATTTTTTATTGGCTCCATTTCTGGAGTTTTCTCAGATAAGCGGGCTTGTTCTCCGGGAGGGCTGAGCACCAGCACCACACACTGATCCGTACGCTCCCCACTCTGCAATGGGATTTCCCTCCCTCAGGGTGAAGGACTTTTGTTACCCACCTGAGCTATGTGCTCTGGACTTACGTCCAGGCTCCTGGCAGGCCCAGCCGATGGCACAGACCAACATCTGCTCAGATGAATTACACCCTAAACTTCCCAGTGACTGATCTGCCAGGGACCTGAGAGGTCCAAAATTAAATAGCTCAGGTGCAGACGAGTGTCTGAGCCCAGGCTTTGGGATCAGGTATGAAGGGACTCTCCTCTCCTTTGACTATGGAGGATGAACAGTGGTTTATACCACAGACAGGTGTTTTTCAGAGACCACCCCTGATGTGTACCACATTCATCCCAGCTTTTGTGCTCCGTGGAGCTGTGGTGCTCTCTTTGCCATCATCCACCATTTAGGTCCAGCCTCAGGGGCACaaagaacagcagcaaacaCCACCAAAGTGATGCCACCTCTGCAAACTTCATCTCGGGAGTGATTCACCACCTTCACACAAACGTGTAGTACTTGGACAGCCCATCCATACTTTAAACCCTCCTCAGATCCCACTTTCTAACTCTTAGAAGTTCAGGTACAAGCAAGGCACTTACCTTTTTCTTCACCACGTATTTGACAGGTTTTCCATAGCATCTACTGGATTTCCATACCAGCACTCCAAGGAAGACTAAGGCAACTAACAGCAGTGCTGCTAACGTGCCCCCTAAGATAGCCATGTCCTGAGCAGAGTACATCTTGTCAGAGGGGGTTACAGCTGTGAGGAGAACAAACCAGTGTTACAAAGCCTAAAACTGGCAGGCAGCATTTTCCAACACAACCCTTCACTGTGGGAGAAGCTCCGACCGATGTTTGAAGGGCAAGGAAGCATCCTGTGCTGCAGAATGTGACAGTGATATATCTGATACCACAGAAAAccttctttttttgctgttctaaAAGCAGAGGACTTCTTTTTTATTGCACAGAAGAGTGCCATTTCCAATAAATTCCATGAAATGGAAATAGCAGCGATTTACAGGACAGTGACTTTTACCCTGTGATTTAACTAAGTTAATAAATACCCGACTGCATCAGGCAAGCAGATGCTACATGGAGTAAAGCTGCTTAGGTCTTTGACTTTCCCACTTCACCCTCATACAGCAGAATGCAAAAATGAGGTTTGTTTGTCCATCTGTGTGTGAAAATGCAAAGCTTCCTTTCATCTGGAACATCCCCTCCAATACAGATGAGCACatcaaaataagaaacaaaaaagcagaagaggaaatagGAAAAGCATTAGAAAGTCCCAGGACAAGGAAagctttccttccctttttgtAGCTGTAACAATATTGTCCAGCCTGCTCAGGGGCAGCTTCTGCTTCCAGCCACTGGTCAGTGTCAGGTATTTGTACAGAGGTTGACACCAGAGTGGGAAGACAGTACCATTCTCAGCTTTGCTTGGTGGTGGTGGGATTCTTTAAGTTTTCCAGCCTCGTTTTGTAGTGTAAGTGACTCTCATTAATGATTAATGAaacaaggtttttttctcctgctgccctgtTCATGATAATGAAATGTGAGTATTCCCTCCTTCAGTTTATCATTAACACCTTGGAGAGGATTTAGGAGCTCAGCGAATTTTTGCTGCTTAATCCTGTCTCCTGGGGAGCCAGAGCCCACAGAGAGTCACAGAGCTGTGTAATTCTGCACATTCAACAGCACCATTGCTTTGTGTAGCTTGGGCAGCAAGGGCAGCATTTCAAAATTGTCCCGAAGTGTTGGTACATGCTAGGAGCAttttcagctctgtgtgctgACACCAGGACTAGTTTTATGCTGAGCTGGGCTGTCCCCTTAAATGGAGTTTAGGTGGTTTTTAGCTGTGAAGTGACACTACCTTTAGGGAATCTGAATTTACACCCAGGAGCCCACTTGTTTTTCCCACCCCATGAGGGTGGTGATAAGAGGGTGAAGCGATGGAATCACTTCAATCACACATCATTGTGTAGAATCCAGTGGAGCCTGGGCATTGTCTGCCTATCCTGAGATGATATTGGTTCATCTTAATCCAAAGCATTAGAAGCTTCATGAACTTCCAACCCAATTTCTTTATAAGACCAATTTAAGAGTCGTTTCTCAGCAGCGTGGAAGTGTGAGCTGTTTTTACACTGACAAGGTTAAACAGTAGCTGGAGGGGTACATAGGAAGCCTCATGTCTATCTTATTACTCATGGGCTGTTTCTCCTGTAAGACCATAAAATCCTGGTGTAAAAGAGCCTGACCTGACCTGAGCAGAAAATGCCTTGGCTCATAGGCAAGCCTGGCTTTGGGGTGTGCCAgctgccctctgctctgcctaAGACAGGCAAGAACCTTGcagttttctctgtgcttgGCTAAAAAGGAGCAATGATGTACTGAGGTCTCCTTTGCCATGATAAGACATCCTGGGTTATTTCCCAGCATGAACCAACCCCAGACTTGGCTTTGGAACAACAAGAAAAGACACTACAACACACAGCACCACTTAAACTCTCAGGAGGCTCCTTGAGGCGTGTGGTGACTGTGCTGTGAGGATATTGTTGGggtgttttctctcttaaaGCCACCACGGAACCTCCTATAGGTACGGCGCTGGCCTCAGCCCAGGCCCACAGACTTCAGCAGGTGACCCATCATGGCCAGTTTGCCTCAGAAGTAGAAAAGACTCCCCAATCAACtccacagagcagaaaacagggaCTCCCCCCAGCCTACCTGTGGCAAGGATGACCTCCACGACAATTATGGTGCTTGCCTCCTGCAGGCTCAACACATCTTTTCCAACAGCCTGTGGAAGAGGGGAGAGAGATGGCTCAGGGACTTCCAGATCTCCAGCTCACTCTCAAAGTCTGTGGGGGGCCCTTGGAGGACAAAGTACCTTGTCCCTGTCCTCACCACAGCCCTTCGCTGCAGCGGTACAGCCTGGTCACAGAGGAACAAGAGCTCTGAAGattccctgccctgggaatgGATGAGCTGAGCCACGTCCCTGCTGTGTgttcagctcccagcacagtgcAGAGCACAGGTTCTGAGGCGGcgtggggcaggagcagcaggtgtTGGTACCTCGCTGTGCCCTGCCCGTGGAGCTCCGGCAGTGCTGTGGGCACGCTGGCTCAGGCAGCTCCACAGGGCTCGGCACTGTGCCAGGCAAGCCTCGGGCAGCACGTGGGCAAAGGGAACATCCAGCTTCTTACAAGTCTAAAGTTATTGACTGCTTTCTTTGACCCAAGCAAAAAGAGGATTTGAattcctccttcttttccacGCCCCTGCCAAAATACCCAGGAAAGCTGCCCTACCTGGATGGTCACGGTTCCTGGGGACTCCAGCACCCTGTTGGTCAGGATGAGCCCATCCCTCGTTGCGGTGAAATCGGTGCTGTTTTTGAGATAGTACTCGATGTTGGGGTTGACTTTCTGAAAAGTCAGAGAGTGGGTGATCAAACCACACTGTGCTTCACGTGCATCTTCCCAACAACCCCTTGGCAGGACTTGTCCAAAACACCTGAGGTATGAGTGGGTGTGGAGAGCAATAAATAAACCTGGGCTGAGCAGGTGAGAAAGGCTGAACTCAGCTGTGTTCACCCTGTTGCTCAGAGGTCAAGAATGTatcacaaaaacattttaaaaatcccaagtCTTAACCCAGCTTGTGTTGGTAGCTTTAGTACTTGTCCAAGCAAAACACACCTATGCAAGTGATCTGTGTGGGATTGGCTTTGGAAGAGAGGagtccagcagcttctccccaTTACATCACACCATAAGAGGTTCTGATCTCTGTGGAATTTCCAAGGGAATATAACACAGAACACTAGAGGACAGCGTGTGTTTGCCTCTCCCCATCGCCCCTCCCTTGTGTTTCCCAAACCTGCTTTAAGCCTGAAGCAGTGAGACAGAACACAGAGCACTTCTAATTTCTTACATCAGGGAAATCGTTATCCATTGCTGTTATCACCAGAGGGGTGGAAGGATCCCCAGCTTGGTAGACGAAGCTTCTCTGGGGCAGCCCAACAAACACCGTCCCGTTGTAGAGCCCCTTCTCGAAGTAGGGTGGATAATCACTTTTATTGATGACCTTGATCTCTACAGTGGCTACAGAGTATTTCCTTATGTTGCTGATCTGGGTGGCctggagggaaaaagagagagatgcCAGACTTCTTCTGCCCCTGATGAGACGTGAAAGGACAGGCTCCATCCCAAGCCCGTTGCAATTCCCAACTCAGCAGAATGTCCCCAGGGTTAATTCCTTTGCTGTCACCACCCACACCTGAGGGGAAACTCTCAACTGCTGCAGGAGCTTTGCATGTGGGTTGGTGTAAGACACAGGTCAAACACTGGGCCCTTCAAAAGAAGGGGTGTCACCGAGTTATTGCTGAGGTCATTGACTCCCGTTGaacccaggctgctgctccctagaaatccagctgtgctggggggcTGGCTGTAATGTCATAACTTACCATCACTTGCAACAGAAAGGAATCTGGGGAAGTCACTATCTTGTTCATGGTTAGATTCCCTGTGTCTGCACCCACTGAGAACACTTCGTCTTTATTCCCTAGAGAAAATGCAAAGACCGTTCACCATCAGATTCTTCCGTGAAGTGACCTGGAGCTCACAGACTCATTCTTCCATGTCTCAGTGAAAATACCCTCAAAGTATTTCCCTTGGGTAAATACCATTTAcccaagaaaaaaagctgttttccttgcctgcctggctgctccaaaggctgggaatgctggcCAGAGATGCAGAGGGACACATTAGAGGTGTGTGAACCCAATTAAATGAGGTAGGACAACAAAGCTTTGCATTTCCAATGCCTAGGCCCACATATTGTCAGTCTAAGGTACGATAAATGCCCAGAGCTTCTGGTGCAGTTTGAGGACAGAAAATCTCCATCCAGTTCCCAGTTAGCTCTGGAAACGCTTATTTCTCTCTACTGACTATAAGGGGAGCCTAGAGACAAACCTTGTGTTTATGTACAGGTAGAAAGCAGATTCCTACATCTGTGTGAGAATCCTAAAGGCACCTATGTAGGATACATGTTGTAACATAAGCAGAATTTTTAGTTCTCTTCCTCACCCTGAGACACCGTGGGCTCTCTTTTGACAAGGATCTGAGTCATTGACTGTGGGGAGGGAGGCCACGCTCCTTCCAAATGCCAGT
Encoded proteins:
- the CDHR5 gene encoding cadherin-related family member 5 isoform X2; its protein translation is MVTTIHVEPGFTLTIDPNFPDGQFFTIEGSELWLTKCVDYEEDPALLVYLICKDPAGQSDSLEILVTILNENDNSPVFAQPNLTRDVPEDTQVDTTIVTREELSATDADLDTIYYELTTTVQDTDGYFAIRGVNNPEIYLQKALDYDKFNSTTLLLYARDRPVSSLDHTNTATATITIVIKQSDTRAPWFLPCNHVHNDTSVCISSPYSGRVNISEMSTDPLLLEPGPLYAVDPDYTINDKIMYSIVGGNKDEVFSVGADTGNLTMNKIVTSPDSFLLQVMATQISNIRKYSVATVEIKVINKSDYPPYFEKGLYNGTVFVGLPQRSFVYQAGDPSTPLVITAMDNDFPDKVNPNIEYYLKNSTDFTATRDGLILTNRVLESPGTVTIQAVGKDVLSLQEASTIIVVEVILATAVTPSDKMYSAQDMAILGGTLAALLLVALVFLGVLVWKSSRCYGKPVKYVVKKKLSKEISGGHQNKYYQEDEQPDVSTKQCETSETSSVQAETPVPEQPALSLPSSSAEEMESLPKGSIASTVIFDQEEKEEEKEEEAGQEKEVKSILKTDRHMADDGYKAVWFKTDVDPEAGERVEVIENNAADDDGGDESDQDLQKNEEEEEEGSDTGGHHWGLGVSFASESSSPAAAEVTVNTSHTGAGTDDSEI
- the CDHR5 gene encoding cadherin-related family member 5 isoform X1, which produces MAIPHWLLLSALLLLPLLAQVSAQEPGCSVSNSKPSVPENACPYMVTTIHVEPGFTLTIDPNFPDGQFFTIEGSELWLTKCVDYEEDPALLVYLICKDPAGQSDSLEILVTILNENDNSPVFAQPNLTRDVPEDTQVDTTIVTREELSATDADLDTIYYELTTTVQDTDGYFAIRGVNNPEIYLQKALDYDKFNSTTLLLYARDRPVSSLDHTNTATATITIVIKQSDTRAPWFLPCNHVHNDTSVCISSPYSGRVNISEMSTDPLLLEPGPLYAVDPDYTINDKIMYSIVGGNKDEVFSVGADTGNLTMNKIVTSPDSFLLQVMATQISNIRKYSVATVEIKVINKSDYPPYFEKGLYNGTVFVGLPQRSFVYQAGDPSTPLVITAMDNDFPDKVNPNIEYYLKNSTDFTATRDGLILTNRVLESPGTVTIQAVGKDVLSLQEASTIIVVEVILATAVTPSDKMYSAQDMAILGGTLAALLLVALVFLGVLVWKSSRCYGKPVKYVVKKKLSKEISGGHQNKYYQEDEQPDVSTKQCETSETSSVQAETPVPEQPALSLPSSSAEEMESLPKGSIASTVIFDQEEKEEEKEEEAGQEKEVKSILKTDRHMADDGYKAVWFKTDVDPEAGERVEVIENNAADDDGGDESDQDLQKNEEEEEEGSDTGGHHWGLGVSFASESSSPAAAEVTVNTSHTGAGTDDSEI